The Wansuia hejianensis genomic interval GCCTTTTTCCTGCGCCTGGTGGGCCGTGGACCAGGACGGCCGGCTGTACCGGATCCTGGAGCTGTATGGCTGCGGAAATACGCCGAATGAGGGCCTTAAGTGGACGCCGCAGGAGCAGTTTTCCAAGATCCGCCAGATCGAAGACGAGCACCCATACCTGAAGGGCAAGCACATCCAGGGAGTGGCCGACCCGGCCATCTGGGAGGCGTCCAGTGGCCAGTCTGTGGCGGAGACGGCGGCGAAGCACGGGATCTATTTCGAGAAAGGAGACCATAAACGGATTGCTGGCTGGATGCAGGTCCATTACCGGCTGCAGTTCGACGAACACGGGATTCCCATGATGTATTTCTTCAGCAACTGCAAAGCGGCGATCCGGACGCTGCCGCTTATGATGTACTCAGAAACCATTCCGGAGGATCTGGATACTAATCTGGAAGATCATTGCCTTGTGGGTGACACACAGATAACAACACGGACAGGGCAAAGGAAAATCAAGGATCTGGTCGGAAGCAGTGGCGAGGTAAGATCAAGTGATGGTAAGTGGCATAAATATCACGACGTAAGGAGGACCAGAGAAAAGGCCAAGGTGTTTACCGTGACGCTGGAAGATGGGACGCAGTTTACGGGGACAGAAGATCATAGGATCCTGACTGAACATGAGGGGTGGTGCCCGATTGGAGAACTGCAGGGGAAGGAGCTAAGGATATGCAGGTAAGTAAAATATCAGACACAATTCAAGAGTTCGCAGGCGAACGCTTTTACCTTTGTGGGCTTTATTTTCAACGCAAAGGGAAACGCCTGCATCGGGAAGTATGGAAATATCACAGGGGAGAGATACCGAAAGGATTTCATGTTCACCATAAGGACGGTGACCGGAGCAATAATCAGATTGAGAATCTGCTACTGGTGGAAAAGAGCGAACATTTGTCCATGCATATGACGCCGGAGAAAAAAGAACGATCAAGAAAAAGCATATACAAAGCGATACAAGCAGCCCCAGCCTGGCATAAAAGCGAAGAGGGTAGGAAATGGCATTCCATGCGTGGGAAATTAAACCGAATCGTTGCAAAGCCAAGAGTCTATCACTGCTCTTTTTGCGAGAAGGAGTTTTCGACGATCTACCATTACGGGGAAGGAAGAAATCATTTTTGCAGTAATAATTGCAAGGCTGCGTATCGGAGGAGGAGAATCAAACTTGAAAGTAATAAAGGTTGAGTTTGCCGGTGAAGCAGACGTATACAACATGGAGGTGGAAGACACCCATGATTTTGTCATACAAGGCGGAGTGATAGCGCACAACTGCGCAGACGAAATTCGGTATCTGTGCATGGACCGCCCCATCGCGCCAAGGGCGCCGCAGCAAAAACGTTCGCTGGCAGACGATCCGCTCAACCAGCGGGTGAAGAAACCCAAAACAAGGTTTATAGGAGGAGACAGAGCATGAGCAAAAAGAAGGAGACAAGAGAAACAGCCGGCACATCCAAAGGGACAGCCTCCAGCCCTCTCAGGCAGCAGATCTCCCGTGCACAGGGAGATGCTCTCGGCCCGAAGAGAGACGATCCGGGCCCCGGAGGGATGCCGGGTTTTGTGCCGTATGAGCAGCCGCAGACGCCTCCCGCCGTTGGGGTGGATGAGCTTCGGAGGGCGCGGGAGATACTAAGACGCTACAAGGACGGAAAAAAGATGCTGGAGGAGAAGATCGTCCGCAACGAAAAGTGGTTTAAGATGCGTCACTGGGATTTACTAAAGACCGAGGAAACCTTAGACGATCCCAAGCCGGCTTCCGGGTGGCTGTTTAATTGCATCATCAGCAAGCACGCGGACTTTATGGATTCTTATCCTTCGGCAAGCATCCTGCCCCGGGAGATCGGGGATCAAGAGGAGGCACAAAAGCTCTCCTCCATCCTTCCGGTGGTCTTGGAGCAGAATGAGTTTGAGGCGGTCTACTCGGAGGAGGTGTGGTATAAGCTAAAGCACGGGACCGGAGTGTTCGGGGTGTTCTGGGATGGAAGCAAGCTGGGAGGTTTAGGGGACATCAGCATCCGGCCCTTAGATCTTTTAAACCTGTTCTGGCAGCCGGGCGTGACTGACATCCAGAAAAGCGAACACTTTTTTTCCGTGGAACTGGTGGACAATGACCGTTTAGAGGAGCAGTACCCCCACCTGAGGGGGAAGCTTCACAAGGATACGGATACGCTGCTGAAGAAATACTGGTACGACGAAAACATTTCCACCACGGGGAAGTCGGCGGTGATCGACTGGTATTACCACAAAACAATCGATGGGAAGCGCACCCTGCAGTATTGCAAGTTTGTGGATGAAGAGGTGCTGTACGCGACAGAGAATGATACGGAAGTGGAAACCACGGTGCAGGCGGAGGGCGTGTACGATGAACGCGGGAACCCGGCTTTGGATGAACACGGGCAGTACCAGGTTCGCTATGTGGAGCGCCCATCCGCGCCCAGCATGCGGACAAAGGGCTGGTATGACCATGGGATGTACCCGTTCGTGTTTGACGCCTTGTTTCCGGAAGCGGGCATGCCGGTGGGTTTTGGGTTTGTGGACGTCTGCAAAAACGCCCAGACCTCCATTGACATCTACAACAACGCATTCGAGAAAAACGTGCAGTTCACCGCCAACCCAAGGTATTTAACGAGGAACGACGGTGGCATGAATGAAACGGAGTTTGCCGATCCAAACGCGCTGTTAGTCCATACGGACGGGAATCTAAGCCAGGACAGCCTGGTGCCGATTACGCCGCCCACCCTGGTGAACAGCAACTACATTGCCATTTTAAACCAGAAGATTGACGAGCTCAAAGAGACAGCCGGGAACCGGGACACCACCAACGGGGGCACGGCAAGCGGTGTGACGGCGGCCTCAGCCATCGCCGCCATGCAGGAGCAGTCCGGAAAAACCAGCCGGGACCAGATCAAGACTACCTACCGGGCCTATGAACAGGTGGTCACACTGGCCATTGAGCTGATCCGTCAGTTTTATGATCTGCCAAGAGAGTTTCGGATCACCGGGCAGCAGGGGCAGGAGGAATTTGTCTCCTACAGCAACGCCGGCCTGCAGCCGAAGCACCAGGGCGTGGAATTCGGGCAGGATATGGGATACCGGCTGCCGGTCTTCGATATCCGGGTGGAGGCACAGAAGGAAAGCGCCTATTCCCAGCTCTCTCAGAATGAGCTGGCCCTGCAGTTTTATGGGAACGGCATGTTTAACCCCCAGTACGCGGACCAGGCCCTGGTGGCTTTGGACATGATGGAGTTTACGGGAAAACAGCAGGTGGTACAGAAGGTGCAAAGAAACGGAGGGATGTACCAGCAGATGCTCCTGATGCAGCAGCAGATGCTCCAGATGGCGGAAACCATTGATTCCTTAACCGGAGGCCAGACCCGGATGGCGGAAGAAATGGCAAAAGGGATCAACCGGGGGATTCAGGAAGGGCAGGCCCGTACGCAGGGCGGCGAAACAAAAACGGCAGGAGGGGAGAATGCCGTCATGACAAACGCCAGGCAGCGGGCTTCCCAGACGGCGACTCCGCGGTGATTGTGGTCACCTATGAGAAGAGCCGGGAAAGCTGCAGCCTTCGGGTGGAGGGCCATGCCGGGTATGCAGCCAGGGGAAGTGACATCGTCTGCGCCGCCGCCAGCATCCTCTTTTACACCCTGGCAAACCATCTGTCAGCAAGAAAAGAAGCAGAGGCCCAGGTGACGAAAAGAAACGGGGACGCATTCCTGACGGCGAAGGGAGAAGAGGCCGAAAAAGACCTTGCGCTCATCCTGACTGGCTTCTTTCTTTTGCAGGAGTCTTATCCGGAGTATGTGAGGGTGCAAAAGAGTCCCATCACCCCTTAAGGGGTAGACTATACTTTACGAAAAAAACGTGCTATCCTGTAAGACAAACGGGTGTTTTCCTCTTGCCCGGGGAAAAAGCATCCGGATCAGGAGCCGCGGGCCGAACCCGCAGAAAAAGGAGCCGTGGGCCGAACCCACAGACTGAAAAAAGGAGATTGCCCTATTCATGCAACCGATGTTAGATTTACAGTGCTTTGCAGAAGGGGAAAGCGCTGCCATAGCAGAAGACGGCGCACCAGAAAGCACCACAGCAGAAAACCCGGCCCCGGAAGGGACAGCCGGAGAGCAGGCCGCACCTGCAGGGGAACAGACGGAACGCTTTGAGGAGCTGATCAAAGGGAAGTATAAAAAGGACTTCGATACGCAGGTACAGAAGATCTTAAGCAGCCGCTTTAAAAACCAGAAGGACCATCAGGCGATCCTTGATAGGATGCGCCCGGCCATGGAACTGATGGCGCAGCGCTATGGCCTTGTACCGGACGAGAAGAAGGGGCTGGACTATGAGGCCCTCTACCAGAAGCTTGTGGACGACAACTCCATGTATGAGGAGGAGGCCTTTCAGCGCGGCATGCAGGTGGAGGATCTTAAGCGGATGAAGCAGCTGGAGATAGAAAACGCGAGGCTTCAAAGAAGCGCAAGCGAAGCCGCGAAGGAAGCGGAAAGCCGGAAGGCATACGATGCCTTAGTGCGTGCGGGGAAGGAATTAAAGACGGTGTATCCCGATTTTGACCTGCATGCGGAAATGCAGAATCCCGCCTTTGGCCGCCTGGTGGCGGTGGGCGTGCCGCTTCGGACTGTCTATGAGGTGGTTCACAAGGACGAGATCCTCTCCGGAGGCATGCAGTACGCAGTGCAGAAGACCCAGGAAAAGATCAGTAAATCCATCCAGTCAGGCCTTGCGAGGCCCTCGGAAAACGGTGCCTCCTCCCAGGCGAGCGCGGAAATTGGAAGTCTGGATCCCAGTAAACTGACCCAAAAAGA includes:
- a CDS encoding ribosomal-processing cysteine protease Prp, coding for MIVVTYEKSRESCSLRVEGHAGYAARGSDIVCAAASILFYTLANHLSARKEAEAQVTKRNGDAFLTAKGEEAEKDLALILTGFFLLQESYPEYVRVQKSPITP
- a CDS encoding HNH endonuclease signature motif containing protein — encoded protein: MQVSKISDTIQEFAGERFYLCGLYFQRKGKRLHREVWKYHRGEIPKGFHVHHKDGDRSNNQIENLLLVEKSEHLSMHMTPEKKERSRKSIYKAIQAAPAWHKSEEGRKWHSMRGKLNRIVAKPRVYHCSFCEKEFSTIYHYGEGRNHFCSNNCKAAYRRRRIKLESNKG
- a CDS encoding portal protein → MSKKKETRETAGTSKGTASSPLRQQISRAQGDALGPKRDDPGPGGMPGFVPYEQPQTPPAVGVDELRRAREILRRYKDGKKMLEEKIVRNEKWFKMRHWDLLKTEETLDDPKPASGWLFNCIISKHADFMDSYPSASILPREIGDQEEAQKLSSILPVVLEQNEFEAVYSEEVWYKLKHGTGVFGVFWDGSKLGGLGDISIRPLDLLNLFWQPGVTDIQKSEHFFSVELVDNDRLEEQYPHLRGKLHKDTDTLLKKYWYDENISTTGKSAVIDWYYHKTIDGKRTLQYCKFVDEEVLYATENDTEVETTVQAEGVYDERGNPALDEHGQYQVRYVERPSAPSMRTKGWYDHGMYPFVFDALFPEAGMPVGFGFVDVCKNAQTSIDIYNNAFEKNVQFTANPRYLTRNDGGMNETEFADPNALLVHTDGNLSQDSLVPITPPTLVNSNYIAILNQKIDELKETAGNRDTTNGGTASGVTAASAIAAMQEQSGKTSRDQIKTTYRAYEQVVTLAIELIRQFYDLPREFRITGQQGQEEFVSYSNAGLQPKHQGVEFGQDMGYRLPVFDIRVEAQKESAYSQLSQNELALQFYGNGMFNPQYADQALVALDMMEFTGKQQVVQKVQRNGGMYQQMLLMQQQMLQMAETIDSLTGGQTRMAEEMAKGINRGIQEGQARTQGGETKTAGGENAVMTNARQRASQTATPR